The proteins below are encoded in one region of uncultured Eubacteriales bacterium:
- a CDS encoding exported hypothetical protein (Evidence 5 : No homology to any previously reported sequences), translating into MAKRVILGLGASTLLFVFVVANFTDRPSPYDKVYLPPEAVVTTDGNTLTVENNAEDGVVVLGFYAYLEREVRGKWYCVKEKEASLGMQAGGGVVSWDGAGRTFELNFLPLEPGTYRVVIPDSVWSVAGMLNPMGYTIGVEFMVK; encoded by the coding sequence ATGGCAAAGCGTGTGATTTTGGGTCTGGGTGCCTCTACTTTGCTGTTTGTCTTCGTGGTGGCCAATTTTACGGATAGACCCTCGCCGTATGACAAGGTCTACCTCCCGCCTGAGGCGGTCGTCACCACCGACGGGAATACCCTCACCGTGGAGAATAATGCAGAGGACGGGGTCGTGGTTCTGGGTTTCTACGCATATCTGGAGCGGGAGGTTCGCGGGAAATGGTACTGCGTTAAGGAGAAAGAGGCGTCCTTGGGGATGCAGGCGGGCGGCGGAGTGGTCAGTTGGGACGGAGCAGGCAGAACGTTTGAGCTAAACTTCCTGCCGCTTGAGCCCGGTACTTATCGGGTCGTTATCCCTGACAGTGTTTGGTCCGTTGCGGGTATGTTGAACCCCATGGGGTATACCATAGGGGTAGAGTTTATGGTAAAGTAG
- a CDS encoding putative ribonuclease M5 (Evidence 3 : Function proposed based on presence of conserved amino acid motif, structural feature or limited homology) → MLKIKEAIVVEGRYDKNTLSQLVDTVILETSGFGVFKDGERLALLRRLAAARGLIVLTDSDGAGFVIRNYLKGTIPSEQVKHAYIPDIYGKEHRKRTPGKEGKLGVEGMGPEVLESALRRAGATILDEKETAGERLPITKADLYAAGLSGTADAAVRRSALLKELKLPEHMSANALLAVLDALYTRSELEETVLKMFSEKN, encoded by the coding sequence ATGCTGAAAATCAAAGAGGCCATTGTGGTGGAGGGGCGGTACGACAAGAACACCCTCTCCCAGCTGGTGGACACGGTAATTCTGGAGACCTCCGGGTTCGGCGTCTTCAAGGATGGGGAGCGGCTGGCTCTCCTGCGCCGCCTGGCGGCGGCAAGGGGGCTTATCGTCCTCACCGACTCCGACGGCGCGGGTTTCGTCATCCGAAATTACCTCAAGGGGACTATCCCCTCGGAGCAGGTTAAGCACGCCTATATTCCTGACATCTACGGCAAGGAGCACCGTAAACGCACCCCTGGCAAGGAGGGGAAATTGGGCGTGGAAGGGATGGGGCCCGAGGTACTGGAGAGCGCCCTCCGCCGGGCTGGGGCCACCATCCTGGACGAGAAGGAGACAGCGGGAGAGAGGCTGCCCATCACTAAGGCGGATTTGTATGCCGCTGGGCTCTCCGGCACAGCCGACGCAGCCGTACGCCGCTCCGCGCTTCTCAAGGAGCTGAAGCTCCCTGAGCACATGAGCGCCAATGCGCTTCTTGCGGTCCTCGATGCCCTGTATACCCGGTCAGAGCTGGAAGAGACGGTTTTAAAAATGTTTTCCGAAAAAAATTAA
- a CDS encoding Transcriptional regulator, Fur family (fragment) — protein MERSIRYSKKREAILEVIRETDLHPSADWVYQKLKSAHPDLSLGTVYRNLAFFKEQGTVCCVGVVNGQERFDANTTPHTHFICDHCGAVIDLHKIPADPALDRKVGEQYGFQVEHHKLVFHGVCRECLSQHHEVS, from the coding sequence ATGGAACGCAGCATCCGTTATAGCAAAAAGCGCGAGGCGATTTTAGAGGTCATCCGTGAGACAGATCTCCATCCTTCCGCCGACTGGGTGTACCAGAAGCTGAAATCTGCCCATCCCGACCTCTCACTTGGCACGGTCTACCGGAATCTGGCCTTCTTCAAGGAGCAGGGGACAGTTTGCTGCGTCGGTGTAGTTAACGGTCAGGAGCGGTTTGACGCGAATACCACGCCCCACACTCACTTTATCTGTGACCACTGCGGTGCCGTCATCGACCTCCATAAGATTCCGGCGGACCCGGCGCTGGACCGCAAGGTGGGGGAGCAGTACGGTTTCCAGGTGGAGCATCATAAGCTGGTTTTCCACGGCGTTTGCAGGGAGTGCCTCTCCCAGCACCATGAAGTTAGCTGA
- the rbr3A gene encoding Reverse rubrerythrin-1: MKKFVCSVCGYVYEGEKAPDFCPICKAPASKFIEQGGEKTWAAEHVVGVAQGAPEEILEGLRMNFQGECSEVGMYLAMSRVAHREGYPEIGLYWEKAAFEEAEHAAKFAELLGEVVTDSTKKNLELRVEAENGATMGKFELAKRAKELNLDAIHDTVHEMARDEARHGKAFEGLLNRYFG, from the coding sequence ATGAAAAAGTTCGTCTGTTCTGTCTGCGGTTATGTCTATGAGGGCGAGAAGGCTCCCGACTTCTGTCCCATTTGTAAGGCTCCCGCCTCCAAATTCATCGAGCAGGGCGGTGAGAAGACCTGGGCCGCCGAGCACGTTGTGGGCGTTGCCCAGGGCGCTCCTGAGGAGATCCTCGAGGGCCTGCGCATGAACTTCCAGGGCGAGTGCTCCGAGGTTGGCATGTATCTGGCTATGTCCCGCGTGGCGCACCGTGAGGGCTATCCCGAGATCGGCCTCTACTGGGAGAAGGCCGCCTTTGAGGAGGCTGAGCACGCCGCCAAGTTTGCCGAGCTGCTGGGCGAGGTAGTCACCGACTCCACCAAGAAGAACCTGGAGCTGCGCGTTGAGGCCGAGAACGGCGCCACCATGGGCAAATTCGAGCTGGCCAAGAGGGCCAAGGAGCTCAACCTGGACGCCATCCACGACACCGTCCACGAGATGGCCCGCGACGAGGCCCGGCACGGCAAGGCTTTTGAGGGCCTGCTGAACCGTTACTTCGGCTAA
- a CDS encoding conserved hypothetical protein (Evidence 4 : Homologs of previously reported genes of unknown function), whose protein sequence is MRRYRAVLFDVDGTLLDTSEGLYASAKKAIREMGLPPLDADRLRKILSANAQHAFQEYYQLSEEDTRRISDIYRSAYRDEFFSLVEPFPGVPRMLEELRADGYVLGTASLKREDFCRTLFGPMGLLDYFDVLSGQSADYTRTKRDTIVSAAERLGLEASDCVLVGDSVYDAEGAEQAGCGFLAVTYGFGFTSAEEVAPYPLLASAANTGEVLELLRS, encoded by the coding sequence ATGAGACGATACAGGGCGGTGCTCTTCGACGTGGACGGGACGTTGCTGGACACCAGCGAGGGACTGTACGCCAGCGCCAAAAAGGCGATCCGGGAGATGGGACTGCCTCCGTTGGACGCGGACCGGCTTCGAAAAATTCTCTCGGCCAACGCCCAGCACGCCTTTCAGGAGTATTATCAGCTCTCCGAAGAGGACACCCGGCGTATCAGCGACATTTACCGCAGCGCCTACCGGGACGAATTTTTCTCCCTGGTGGAGCCTTTCCCGGGCGTGCCCCGGATGTTGGAGGAGCTGCGGGCGGATGGGTACGTCCTTGGCACCGCCTCCCTCAAACGGGAGGACTTCTGCCGCACGCTCTTTGGACCGATGGGTCTTCTGGACTATTTCGACGTGTTGTCCGGACAGAGCGCAGATTACACCCGCACCAAGCGGGATACCATCGTCAGCGCGGCGGAGCGGCTGGGTTTGGAGGCGAGCGACTGTGTGCTGGTAGGAGACAGTGTCTATGACGCGGAGGGGGCGGAGCAGGCCGGCTGCGGTTTTCTGGCCGTCACCTATGGGTTCGGGTTCACCAGCGCGGAGGAGGTGGCCCCCTACCCCCTGCTGGCCAGCGCGGCCAATACCGGCGAGGTGCTGGAGTTGCTGCGGTCCTGA
- a CDS encoding Transcriptional regulator — MDELFKKQEKKSTVDIVIDGIWELLRTKKLQPGQKVPSESEISEGLGVSRGSVREAMKILSAFGIVEIRAGDGTYIPTKAGKPIIEPMLFSFMLYDPDLKELTEFRKMIEVDVVELVILNREKNQRERGLLEENMARFNELRRSADSTPEAFARLDLDFHRILGQAAHNNMMSRIYEFVIDYFEESISNSHHKQINGERTYKAHSQIIEGIRSNDPELARKAIYDSVDLWENFQYQARISH; from the coding sequence ATGGATGAGCTCTTTAAAAAGCAAGAAAAAAAATCAACCGTTGATATCGTAATTGACGGTATCTGGGAGCTGCTGCGTACAAAAAAGCTGCAGCCGGGTCAAAAGGTCCCCAGTGAGAGCGAGATCTCCGAGGGACTCGGAGTCAGCCGCGGCTCCGTAAGGGAGGCCATGAAGATCCTCTCCGCCTTCGGCATCGTCGAAATCCGGGCGGGGGATGGCACCTATATCCCCACTAAGGCGGGAAAGCCTATCATTGAGCCCATGCTCTTCAGCTTTATGCTCTATGACCCCGACCTTAAGGAGCTGACAGAGTTTCGCAAGATGATCGAGGTGGACGTCGTTGAGCTGGTCATTCTCAACCGCGAGAAGAACCAGCGGGAACGGGGCCTGCTGGAGGAGAACATGGCGCGGTTCAATGAGCTGCGCCGCTCCGCCGACTCTACACCGGAGGCGTTTGCCAGGCTTGACCTCGACTTCCATCGCATCCTGGGACAAGCCGCACACAACAACATGATGAGCCGCATCTACGAGTTCGTCATCGACTATTTCGAGGAGTCCATCAGCAACAGCCATCACAAGCAGATTAACGGCGAACGCACCTACAAAGCTCACTCCCAGATCATTGAGGGCATCCGCAGCAACGACCCTGAGCTTGCCCGGAAGGCTATCTATGACTCTGTCGACCTGTGGGAAAACTTTCAATACCAGGCCCGGATCTCACACTGA
- a CDS encoding hypothetical protein (Evidence 5 : No homology to any previously reported sequences) encodes MSKKGCYNENNKHQTSNGKE; translated from the coding sequence ATGTCGAAAAAAGGGTGCTATAATGAAAACAACAAACATCAGACGTCTAATGGGAAGGAGTAA
- a CDS encoding conserved hypothetical protein (Evidence 4 : Homologs of previously reported genes of unknown function), translating into MIMTLRIDERLIHGQVIATWLKSLSISHIIVANDAAAKDEVLQKTLKMVLPPEQKCLMKGVEDAIRILRDPRCDDMRILLVTANPADAYSLVKSVKGIPEVNLANYGSITKAKVQGKVTVSGMVYLDSEDIEATNALIGTGIPVFTQKTPSDPKKKLTHIS; encoded by the coding sequence ATGATTATGACGCTGCGGATCGACGAACGCCTGATCCATGGGCAGGTCATCGCGACCTGGCTGAAGAGTCTGAGCATCTCCCACATCATCGTGGCAAACGACGCGGCCGCGAAGGACGAGGTATTGCAGAAGACGCTGAAGATGGTGCTGCCCCCGGAGCAGAAATGCCTGATGAAAGGAGTGGAAGATGCAATCAGGATTCTGCGCGACCCCCGCTGCGACGACATGCGTATCCTGCTCGTTACGGCAAACCCCGCGGATGCGTACTCCCTGGTCAAGAGCGTAAAGGGGATACCGGAAGTGAACCTGGCAAACTACGGCAGCATCACCAAGGCGAAGGTGCAGGGCAAGGTCACGGTGTCGGGTATGGTGTACCTCGACAGCGAGGACATTGAGGCTACCAACGCTCTGATCGGGACCGGTATCCCGGTATTCACCCAGAAGACCCCCTCGGACCCCAAGAAAAAGCTGACTCATATCTCGTGA